CCAAGGAGGAGCGCCCCCACCACCCCGCGGCGCGCCGGGCGAAGCTCGCCGAGCGCTCCGCGGCCAACCGCGGCCGCTCCGGCACCACCGCCAACCGCCGTCGCGCGGGGGACGGGGAGACCCCGGAGACCGTGCTCGGCCGCAATCCCGTCGTCGAGTGCCTGCGTGCGGGGGTCCCGGCCACGGCCCTGCAGGTCGTCATCGGCGGCACCACCGACGAACGCGTCCGCGAGGCGCTGCACCTGGCCGCCGACCTGGGCATCTCGATCCTCGAGGTGGCCAAGGGCGACATGGACAAGATGGCGGGCGGCGCGCTGCACCAGGGCCTGGCCCTGCAGGTGCCGCCGTACGCCTACGCCCACCCCGACGAGCTGCTGGAGATCGCGGCCGAGAGCGGCGAGCCCGGTCTGGTCGTCGCGCTCGACGGGGTCACCGACCCGCGCAACCTCGGCGCCGTCGTGCGGTCGGTGGGCGCGTTCGGGGGCAACGGCGTGGTCGTGCCGCAGCGCCGGGCCGCCGGGATGACCGCGGTCGCCTGGCGCACCTCGGCGGGCACCGCGGCACGGGTGCCGGTGGCCCGGGCCACCAACCTCACGCGGACGCTGCAGGAGTACGCGAGCGCCGGGCTGATGGTCGCGGGCCTCGCCGCCGACGGCGACGTCACCCTCGACGAGTTCGAGCTCGCCACCGACCCGGTCGTCGTCGTGATCGGGTCGGAGGGCAAGGGGCTGAGCCGGCTGGTCAAGCAGACCTGCGACCTCACGGTGTCGATCCCGATGGCCGGCCCGGTCGAGAGCCTCAACGCCTCGGTCGCCGCCGGTGTGGTGCTGGCCGAGATCGCGCGCCAGCGCCGGTCCCGCCTGCGCTGAACCCGTCCGGCGCTGAACCCGGCCTGCGCCGGGCCTCAGGCGACGGTGGCCCGCCCGCGCAGGCGGGCCACCACCCGGCACCCGACGTAGAGCAGGAACGAGATCGCGGCCACGTAGCCCGACACCGGCAGCCCGGGGGCCAGCGACAGGACGGCGCCGCCCACCAGCGCGACCTCCGCGAACACCACCGCGATGACGGTGGCGGCCAGCGGGCTCGCGGTGACCCGCGCGGCCGCCGCCCCGGGCGCGATCATCACCGACAGCACGAGGATCGCGCCGACGATCGGCACCGCGAGCGCCGTGACGAGCCCGACGAGCACCGCGAACACCAGCGACAGCGCCCGCACCGGCACCCCGCGGGCGACCGCGACGTCGGCGTCGGTGCTGGCGAACAGCAGCGGCCGGTACAGCACCGCGAGCACCGCGACCACGACGACGGCGACGACCGCGAGCACGATCAGGTCGGCCGAGTTGACCGACACGATCGAGCCCGTGAGCAGCCCGAACTTGTTCGACGCCCGCCCGCTGTAGAGCGAGAGCATCAGCACGCCGAGCCCGAGCCCGAACGCCAGCACCACCCCGATGACGGAGTCGCGCTCGCGCTGCCGCAGCCCCAGTATCCCGAACACCAGCCCGGCGACGACGGCCCCCACGACGGCCCCGATCCCGACCCCGACGCCGATCAGCAGGGCGGCCGCGCCGCCGGTGAAGGCCAGCTCCGCGGTGCCGTGCACGGCGAACGCCATCCCGCGGGAGACGATCAGCGGGGCGAGGGCGCCCGCGACGATCCCGAGCACCGCGCACGCGATGAGCGCGTTCTGCACGAAGTCGAAGGTCAGCAGCTGCCCGATGCCCTCGAAGGTGAAGATCCGGTCCATCAGTGGTGCGCCCCGCTCGACCCGTCGGCCCCGCGTCCGTCGGCGCCGACCACGACGAGCCGGTCGCGCACCCGCAGGACGTCGACGTCGGTGCCGTAGAGCTCGGAGAGCACCTCGGAGGTCATGACCTCCTCGGGCGGCCCGATCCGGAACCTCCCGTCGACCAGGTAGAGCACGCGGTCGACGAGCGGCAGCACCGGGTTGATCTCGTGGGTGACGAACAGGACCGCGGTGTCGTGGTCGCGGCGCCGGGCGTCGATGAGGTCGGTGACCGTGCGCTGGTGGGCGAGGTCCAGGGAGAGCAGCGGCTCGTCGCACAGCAGGACGTCGGGGTCGCCGACGAGCGCCTGGGCGACGCGCAGGCGCTGCTGCTCACCGCCGGACAGGCGCCCGACCGGGGAGTCGGCGTACGCCGTGCCCCCGACGGAGGCGAGCGCCGCGTCGACCCGGGCCCGGCGCTCGCGGCGCCCGCGCAGGCCGAGGCCGAGCCGGTGGCCGTCGAGCCCGAGCCCGACCAGGTCGCGCCCGCGCAGCGGCAGGTCGGGGTCGAGCGCCTTCTGCTGCGGCACGTACCCGATGGTCGGGTTGCCCCGGCGGGGCGCGGAGCCCGCGATGCGCACCTCGCCACCGGAGAGCGGCAGCAGGCCCAGCAGGACCCGCATCAGCGTGGTCTTGCCCGAGCCGTTCGGGCCGAGCACGGCGAGGAACTCCCCGCGCGCGACGTCGAGGTCGAGACCGTCCCAGAGCGTGCGCTCGCCGAAGCGGACGCTCGCGCCCCGCAGGGCCACGGCGGGGGCGACGACGGGCACGCGCTCCAGTGTGACGACCATCAGACGGGGTTGAGCGCGGCGGTCAGTGCCTCGACCTGGTCGGTCATCCAGCCGATGTAGTCGGTGCCCTCGGGCAGGGTCTCGGTGACCTCGACGACCGGCACGCCCACCGCCTCCGCGGCCTGCCGCACCTGGTCGGTGGTGGGGGTCTCGGTCTGGGCGTTGAGGATCAGGGCGCGCAGCGGGTCCGGCGTGGCCGGGTCGAACAGGGCGAGCGTGGCGGCGACGACGGCCGCGGGCGGGTCGGTGTCCTCCTCGACGGCCTCGGAGAACTCCGGCGGGGTGGCGTCGATCAGGCCGGAGGTCTCGATGAGGTAGCCGGGGACCGGCTCGGTGACGGCGACGCGGCCGCCCGGCACCGAGGCGCCCGCGGCCTGCGCCCGCTCGATCAGCCCCGCGACCGCCGCGTCGAAGGACTGCGCGTTCGCGGTGTAGGTGGCGGCGTTCGCGGGGTCGGCGGCCCCGAGCTCCTGCGCCAGCCGGTCGGCGAGGGTCTGCATCGTGGGCAGGCTGTACCAGAAGTGCTCGTTGAACTCGCCGTGGTCGTGCCCGTCGTCCGCCGAGTGCTCCTCGCCCGCCTCCTCGGCGGGGACCAGCCCGGAGAGCTCCGCGACGTCGATGACGGTCCGCTCGCCACCCGCGGACTCCAGCAGCTGCGGCATGAACTCGTCGTACCCGCCGCCGTTGTAGACGACGACGTCGCCGCCCGCGACGGTGGCGGCGTCGGTGGGGGTGCTCTCGTAGGAGTGCGGGTCGGCGGCGGGGTCGCTGATCAGCGACGTGATCGTGACCGCATCGCCCCCGACGGCCCGCGCGATGCTGCCGTAGACGTTCGTCGACGCGACGACGGTGAGCGTCCCGTCCTCGGCGGCGGCGGGGGCGGGTGCCCCGCCCGAGCCGCAGGCCGTCAGCGTGAGGGCGGCGAGGGCGGTGGCCGCCCCGGCCAGTGGACGCAGTCGCATGCGACGAACTCCCGTGCAGTAGCGATAACCGTTGTCGATTCACTCTAGCGTGTGGTGCGGGTGCGGGGCCGCCGGGCTTTCGAGCCCGCGTCTGAACCGTTACGGTTGCCCTGATGCGCGGATCCCGTGACGTACGGCGCCCGGCGACGCTCGCGTCCCTGGCCGCCGAGCTCGGCGTGTCCCGCACCACCGTCTCCAACGCCTACAACCGCCCCGACCAGCTCTCCGCCCCGCTGCGGGCGCGGGTCCTGGAGGCGGCCCGGCGGCTGGGCTACCCCGGGCCCGACCCCGTCGCCCGGTCCCTGCGGACCCGCCGCGCGGGCGCGGTGGGGCTGCTGCTGACCGAGGCGCTGTCCTACGCGTTCCGCGACCCCGCCGCCACCGGCTTCCTGGAGGGGCTGGCGCTGGCCTGCGAGCGGGCGGGGTCCGGGCTGCTGCTGGTGCCGGTGAGCCCCGAGCTGGCCGACGTCACCGCGGTGCACCAGGCGGGCGTCGACGGGTTCGTCGTCTACTCGGTGCGCGAGGACGACCCCCACTTCAAGGCCGTGCTCGAGCGCCCGGTGCCCACGGTGGTGTGCGACCAGCCGCTGAACGTCGAGGGCGTCGACCGCGTCGGGATCGACGACCGCGCCGCGATGCTCGACCTCGCCCGCCACCTCACCGGGCTGGGCCACCGGCGCATCGGGGTGCTCTGCATGCGCCTGGGCACCGGCCGCTACGACGGCCCGGCCGACGTCGACCGGCAGAACGGCGCGACCTACCCCGTGCAGCGCAACCGGCTCGGCGGCCTGCGCGACGGCTTCGCCGAGGCGGGGATCGACTGGGCGGGCGTCCCCGTGCACGAGCGGTTCGCCCACAGCGTCGACGCGGGGCAGTCGGCGGCGGCGGAGCTGCTCGCCGCCCACCCGGAGATCACCGCGATCGCCTGCACGTCCGACATCCTCGCCCTCGGCGCGCTGCGCCACGCCGCCGAGCGCGGGCTGCGGGTGCCCGAGGACCTGACGGTCACCGGCTTCGACGGCGTCCCCGAGGGACTGCGGGCCGGGCTCACGACGGTGCGCCAGCCCGTGCTGGAGAAGGGGCGGGCGGCCGGCGAGCTGCTGCTCGACCGCGGCGACCGCAACCGACCCCGCACCGTCCTGCTGCCCACCGAGCTGATCGTCGGCACCACGGGGGCGGCGCCGCGCGCGCAGGAGCGCTGGTTCCCGGGCTGGTGATCCGGGCCGATCGGGACCCCACCGCGGCGATCGCCTAGCGTCGACGGGTCGCGTCGGACGATCGAGGGAGCGTGCGTGGCCAGTCCCGCACCGGTCGGGCCCGCCCGGTCACCGGACGCGGCCCCGGTGCGCTCGCGGTTCCGGCCCGAGCTGCAGGGCCTGCGCGCCGTCGCCGTCGCGCTGGTCGTGGTCTACCACGTCTGGTTCGACCGGGTCTCCGGCGGCGTCGACGTCTTCTTCGTGATCTCGGGGTTCCTGCTCACCGGGCAGCTCGCGCGGGCGGCCGAGCGCGGCGCGCCCCTCGATCTCGTGCGGCGCTGGAGCCGCACGGTGGTGCGGCTGGTGCCGTCGGTCTGCGTGGTCCTCGTGGGCACCGTCGGGGCCGCGGCGCTGGTGCTGCCCGAGTCCCGGTGGGCGCAGACCGTGCGCGAGGTCGTGGCCGCGGCCCTGTACCTGGAGAACTGGCAGCTCGCCTCGGACGCAGTCGACTACGCCGCCCGCAACGACGTGGCCAGCGTCGTGCAGCAGTTCTGGTCGCTGTCGATCCAGGTGCAGTTCTTCGTGGTCTGGCCGCTGCTCGTCGCGGTCGTCGTCCTGGCCGGACCGCTCGCGGGGGTGCGGGCCCGGCTGCTCGCGGCCCTGTCCGCGGTGCTCGTCGTCTCGCTGACGTGCTCGGTGGTGATGACGGCGCAGGACCAGCCGCTCGCCTACTTCCACTCGGCGACGCGGATGTGGGAGTTCGCGCTCGGGGGGCTGCTCGCGCTCGTCGTCGACGCGCTGGTCCTGTCCCGGCGCGCGCGGCTCCTGGCCGGATGGGTCGGGCTGGTCGGGATGGTGGCCTGCGGGTTCGTCCTCGACGTCGGCTCGTCGTTCCCCGGATGGGCCGCCCTGTGGCCGACCGCCTGCGCCGTGCTCGTCCTCGGCGCCGGCACCTCGGGCGACGCCCGCGGCGTCGACCGGGTGCTGTCCGCGCGTCCGATGCAGCACCTCGGTGACCTCAGCTTCGCGCTGTACCTGTGGCACTGGCCGGTGCTGGTCCTCTACCTGGTGGTGCAGGGCCGGGAGGAGGTCGGCCTGCGGGGCGGGCTCGGGATCGTCGCGCTGTCGCTCGTGCTGGCCGTCGCGACCTACCACGGGGTGGAGCGGCCGCTGATCGCCCGCGCTCCGGGCACCGGGCAGGGCTTCCGGCTGGGCGCCGTCTGCACCGCCGTGGTCCTGCTCGTCGCGGCCGCGTGGCAGGTCGAGGCGATGCAGCGCGACCCGGGGACGGTCGGCGTGGGCGACGCGTCGCACCCGGGCGCGGTTGCGCTGGTGTCCGGTCCGGTGGACCCGGCCCCGCTGCTCCCCGCCCCCGTGGCGGTCTACGACGACTGGGCCGAGGTCGACTGGGACTGCGCGCCGATGAGCCGCTACCCCTCCGACGTGTGCGTCCAACCGTTCGAGGGGGAGCCGCGCGAGCGCGTCGTCGTGGTCGGCGACTCCCACGCGTAGCAGCTCCTGCCCGTGCTGGAGGCCGTGGCCGCCGACGAGGGCTGGCAGCTGGCCCACATCCTGCTGGGCGCGTGCCCGTTCTCCACCGCCTCCGAGGTCGACCCGTCCTGGACCGGGTGCGTGGAGTGGAACGACGCGGCCGCCGCGGAGATCCTCGACATGGGCGCCACCGGGGTGGTCACCCTGGCCAGCCGCGACGTGCGGGTCGGGCTCACCGAGCGGACCCCGCCGGGGTTCGTGGAGCAGTGGAGGCGGCTCGCCGACGCGGGCCTGCCGGTCCTCGCGGTGCGCGACAACCCGCGGTTCGACTCCTCCATGCCGGACTGCGCGATCCAGGGCGACCCGGCGCGGTGCGGCGCCCCGCGGGAGGAGCTCTACACCGCGTCCCCGCCGTGGGCCGCGCTCGACGACCTGCCCGACAACGTCCGGTTCCTCGACATCGCCGACAGCGTCTGCGAGCCGGAGTTCTGCCCGGCCGCGATCGGCAACGTGCTGGTCTACCTCGACGACAACCACCTCAGCGCGTCCTACGCCACCTCGATGGTGCCGCTGGTCGAGGACGAGGTGCGGGCCGCGCTGGGCGGCTAGCCCCGGTCGCGGGCGGCGAGCAGCAGCTCCAGCAGCCGGGCGACGTCGGGCGGGCCCGCCACGCGGTGCGCCGCCGCGGTGTCGCCGTCGCCGACCTTCACCCCGACGTCGCCCGCGCCCAACCGGGCGAACGCGGTCTCGTCGGTGACGTCGTCGCCCGCGAACAGCACCGCGTCGGCGCCCACGCGCTCGCGCAGCACGTCGACGGCCATGCCCTTGTTCACCTGCAGCACCGCGAGGTCGAGCACGTCCTTGCCCGGGGTGGCCTCGACGCCGGGGCGGGCGGCGGGACCGGTGCGCACGGCGTCGAGCACCCGGGGGCCGACCCCGGGCCCGGCGCCGCGCACGTGCACCGCGATCCCGGCCGGCTTGTGCTCCAGCTTCACCCCGGGCTCGCCGTCGACGAGCGCGGTGACCTCGGCGGTCAGGGCGTCGAGCAGGGCGCGCTGGTCGTCGTCGAGGACGGCGCCGCCGTCGTCGAACTCCCCGCCGTGGCTGCCGACCAGCCGGATCGGGGCGCCGAAGCCGGAGGTCGCGGCGAGGTCGGCGAGGCCGCGGCCCGAGACCAGCGCCACGACGGTGCCGGGAAGCGTGGCGAGCGAGCCGAGCGCGGCGGCCGACTCCGGCAGCGGCCGCGACTCCGACGGCACGTCGACGAGCGGGGCGAGCACGCCGTCGAAGTCGAGGGCGACGAGCAGCGTCGGGACCGCGGCGATCTCGCGCACCGCCTGGTCGAGGTCCGTCACGACGGCAGCCCCAGCGCGTCGAGGAAGGACCGGGCCCAGCGGTCGACGTCGTAGGCGAGGACCTGGCGGCGCAGTGACCGCATCCGCTTGCGCGACTCGTCGGCCGGCATCGTCAGGGCCCGGTGCAGCGCGTTCTTCACGCCGTCGGTGTCGTGCGGGTTGACCAGCACCGACTCCTTCAGCTCGATCGCGGCCCCGGCGAACTCCGAGAGCACCAGCACCCCGCCGAGGTCGCTGCGGCACGCCACGTACTCCTTCGCGACGAGGTTCATGCCGTCGCGCAGGGGCGTGACCAGCATGACGTCGGCGGCGACGAAGAACGCGGCGAGCTCGTCGCGGGGCAGGGACTGGTGCAGGTAGTGCAGCACCGGGTGCCCGACGCGCGCGAACGTGCCGTTGATCCGGCCCACCGACTGCTCGATGCCGGCCCGCATCGTCTGGTAGTGCTCGACGCGCTCGCGGCTGGGCGTGGCGAGCTGGATCATCACGGTGTCGCCCGCCCGGTCCTCCTGCAGCAGCTCCTCGAACGCGCGCAGCCGGACGTCGATGCCCTTGGTGTAGTCGAGGCGGTCGACCCCGAGGATGACGCGCTCGGGGTTGCCCAGGTCGTTGCGGATCTCCTTGGCGCGCTGCTGCACCTCGGGGGTGCGGGAGAGCTCGTCGAGCTGCGCCGAGTCGATCGAGATGGGGAACGCGCCGAGCTTGACGGTGCGCCCGTCGTAGCTGACCTCGTTGCGGGCGCCGGGCCTGGCGTCGGTGAAGCGGGTGGCCAGCCAGCGGAAGTTGCGGACGCCACCGGGGGTGTGGAAGCCGACGAGGTCGGCGCCGAGCAGCCCCTCGACGATCTCCTTGCGCCACGGCAGCTGCTGGTAGAGCTCCGTGGGCGGGAACGGGATGTGCAGGAAGAAGCCGATCCGCAGGTCGGGCCGCAGCGCGCGCAGCTCGGCGGGGAGCAGCTGCAGCTGGTAGTCCTGGATCCAGACGGTGGCGTTCGGGGCGGCGACCTCGGCGACGACCTCGGCGAACCGCTTGTTGACCCGGACGTAGGCCTGCCACCAGTGCCGGTGGAACGCCGGCGGCGCGACGACGTCGTGGTAGAGCGGCCACAGCGTGCCGTTGGAGAAGCCCTCGTAGTAGTCCTCGACGTCCCTGGCCGTGAGCATGACCGGGTGCAGCGCCAGGCCGTCCTCGACGAACGGCTCGGCCTCGGCGTCGGCGAGCCCCGGCCAGCCGACCCACGCGCCCTCCCGGCTGCGCAGCATCGGCTCCAGCGCCGTGACCAGGCCGCCGGGGCTGCGCTTCCACCGCTGCGTGCCGTCCGGGAGCTTCTCCAGGTCCACCGGCAGCCGGTTGGCCACCACCACGAACTCGGCGCTCTGTTCGGCCACGGACTCTCCTCGTCGTACGGGTCATCGACGGCGGTGAGCCTACGCGGGACCGGCCTCCGGTGCGGGCTCCGCGACGGCCGGTCCGGTCGGGCGCTGCGGGCGGGTCAGGAAATCGCCGAGCGCCACCCCGGCGGCGAGCGCGAGCCCGATGCCCAGCGCGAGCGTGATGGTCACCAGGCCGTCGGAGACGCCCTCGATCGCGAGCTGGTAGAAGCCCCGGTACGCGCTGAACCCGGGCAGCAGCGGGGTGATGCCGGCCAGGGTGATCACCAGCGGCGGGACGATCCGCCCGCGGCGGAACAGCCCCGCGGCGAGCCCGACGACGATCGCGGCGGCCCCGGTCGCCGCCACCGGCCCGATGCCCGCGAGCTGCACGAGCAGGCTGTAGGAGCCGAAGCCCGCGGCCCCGGCGATCGCGGCGGCCAGCAGCGAGCGCCACGGCGCGTACCCGGCGAGCGCGTAGCCGGCCGCGGCCACCCCGGCGGCCAGGGTCGAGAGCCAGAACCGCCCGACGCCCGTCGGCAGCTCACCGGCCACCTCCAGCGGCGGTGCGAACTCGAGCCCGACGCGCAGGCCCATCACGACCCCGACCAGCAGCCCGGCGGAGAGCAGGAGGATCTCCATCGCCCGGCCGGCGGACGTGACGTAGTTGCCGGTGATCGCGTCCTGCACGGTGCCGACGACCGACAGCCCGGAGAGCAGCACCGTGATCGTCGCGGCGATGACAAGCGAGGGCCGGGTGCCCGGCGGGAACGCGCCCAGCCCGAACAGCGTCACCGTGGCCCCCGTGGCCAGCGCCCCGCCGACGACCTGCTGGTAGAACGCGGGCAGCCCGCGCCGGTTGAGCAGGCGCCCGATCCGGTCGATCGCGGCGGTGACGGCGAACGCGTAGAGGCCGGTGACCCAGCCGCCGCCGAGCAGCACGGCGATCGACGCGGCCAGCGCCGCCCAGCCGACCGTGGCCACCCAGCGCGGGTACGGGTGCCGCGAGCGGACCGCCTCGGACAGCTCGGTGGCCGCCGTGCGCACGTCGACGGAGCCGGACTCGACGCGCGCGACGATCCCCCCGACCGCGAGCAGCCGGGTGAGGTCGAGCGAGCGGTACTGCACCAGCCGCATGGACGTCACCGGGGCCGCGGCCATCCCGCGGTGGCAGCACATCGTGATCGAGGTGAACGTGATGTCGACGTCGACGGCGGACAGGCCCGCCGCCGCCGCCAGCCGCAGCATGACGCCCGTCGTCTCGTCGACGCTCTCGCCGCTGGACAGCAGCACCTCGCCCACGCGCATGCAGAGGTCGAGCACCTCCTGCACCCGGGCGTCGTCGGGGACCTGGGGTCCGATCGGCCACAGCAGCTGCACGCTGGGCGGGCCGGGTTGCAGCAGGTCGTGGGCCTCCTTGCGGAGCTTGCTGCGGACGCGCCGGGTGAAGCGGGGGGTCTGGTCGGACATGCTCAGCCGCTCGTGACGGCAGGGGTCGTGCGGGGCATGGACGCCAGGGTAGGGGCCGTCAGACTGCGGCAGCGGCGGGCGTCGTCGGGGCGTCGGCGGGGTCGAGCCGCCGCGCCGTCACCAGGGCGATCACCGCCAGGCCCGACGCGCCGAGCATCACCGCCGCCATCGCGGACGCGCTCGACCCGACGAGCGGTGAGACCGCCGCGCCCAGCCCGAACTGACCCGCCCCGAGCAGGGCCGATGCGGTGCCGGCGACGTCGCGGGCGTGGCCGGTGGCCAGCGCCGTCGCGTTGCCCATGATCAGGCCCAGGCTCGACACGGCCAGGAACAGCAGGACCAGCACCGGCCAGACCGGGGCGCCGGCCGCGGTGACGGCCAGCAGCGCGGCCGCCGCGGTGACGAGGATCGCGACGCCGATCGTGGCCTTGCGCCGCGGGTCGACGTCCCAGCGCGCGCCGAGCACCGAGACGAGGACCAGCCCGGCCGCGTTGGACGCGAACGCCGCCGCGTACCCGACCGTCGACAGGCCCAGGACGTCCTGCAGCACGAACGACGAGCCGGAGATGTAGGCGAACATCGTGCTGAACGACAGGGCGAGCACGAGCGTCCAGGCGACGTAGGGCCCGCGGCGCAGGACCGAGGCGATGTCGGCGGCGGTGCGGCGCAGACCGCCGGTGCGGCGGCGCTCCACCGGCAGCGACTCGGGCACCGCCACCAGCACCCCGACCACCATCAGCACGGCGAGGCCGGCCAGCACGACGAAGATCCCGCGCCAGCCGATCGGGTCCACCAGGCCGCTCCCGACGAGCGGGGCGACGACCGGGGCGACGCCGTTGATGGCCATCATCAGCGTGAACAGCTGGGCGGTGCGGCGGCCGGAGGTCCGGTCGACGATCACGGCGCGGGCCAGCACGATCCCGGCCGCCCCGGCGAAGCCCTGGACGAACCGCGCGCCCACCAGCACCCCGACGGTCGGCGCGAACGCCGCCCCGAGCCCGGCCAGCGCGCACACCGAGGCGCCGATCAGCAGCAGCGGCCGCCGCCCGCGCGCGTCGGACAGCGGGCCGATGACGAGCTGGCCGAGCGCCAGCCCCACCAGGAACGCGGTGAGCGTGAGCTGCACGCCCGACGCGGTCGTCCCGAGGTCGTCGACGACGCGGGGCAGCGCGGGCAGGTACATGTCCGTGGCCAGCGGCGCGATCGACGTCAGCAGGGCGAGGACGGTGATCCAGACCTTCTCGGCACGCGACATGGTTATGACTTTAGATATAACTTGCTCACGTAGTCTGCGGGATGTGACCGACTCGGAGCTCCGGACCATCGCCGCGGCCGTCCACGTGCTCTCCCGGTCCCTGCACCGCCGCGGCGTCGCCCAGGTGGGGCTCGACGTCCTGCCGCCGTCGGAGTCGAAGGTGCTGCAGCAGATCGGCGCCCGCCCCGGCTCGTCGGTCTCCGAGATCGCCCGCGCCCTGCGCCTGCAGACCAGCAACGTCAGCACCTCCGTGCGCGCCCTCGTCGCCCGCGGCCTGGTCGACCGCACCCCCGACCCCGACGACCAGCGCCGCACCCTACTGCGGCCCAGCCCCGCCGCGCTCCGGCACCGGGAGATGCTGGAGGAGGCCTGGGCGGCGATCCTCGCCGACCTCCTCGCCGACCTCGACCCCGCCGACGCCGCCCACCTCCGCGCCGCCGCCCCCGCACTGGACCGCCTGTCCCGGGCCATCACCGCCGACCCGGCCCGGACGCTCTAGGCTCGACCCACCGGCCGGTGTAGCTCAGTGGTAGAGCACTCGCCTTGTAAGCGAAAGGTCGTCGGTTCGATCCCGACCTCCGGCTCCAGGTCCGACCAGCGGTTTCTCTGCTGAGAAGATCGTCTTTGCGACACTCGTGCCACGGGATGTGCCGCGAACCGCGGGACAATTGACGTCATGGCAGGGCGTCCAGCGGCAGGTAGAGCCCGCGCGAGGGGCAACATCGGCACTCTCCGTAGCGGTGCGTTGAGGGTGCGGGTGTACGCCGGCGTCGACCCGGTGACGGGCAAGCGGCACGACCTGGTGGCCATCATCCCGCCCGGCCCCGACGCCAAGCGCGAAGCGAAGCGCACCCTCGATCGGTTCCTGCACGAGATCGCGGAGAAGCGGAACCCGCGCACGTCCGCGACGGTCGACCAGCTCCTCACCCGCTACCTCGACCAGTTCGACGGCGCCCCCAACACGCTGACGATCTATCGCAGCTACCTGCGCAACCACGTGTCTCCGTTCATCGGGCACGTGAAGGTCGGGGCGCTCGACGCGGAGATCTTGGACGCGCTGTACGCCGAGCTCCGCCGGTGCCGGCTGCACTGCAACGGCAAGCGCGGTCCGCAGCACTGGAGCCGTCACGAGCACGCGTGCGACCGCCGCTGCACCCGCCCGCACGTCTGCCGCCCCCTTGGTGCGTCGGTCGTCCGGCACGTCCACTTCCTGCTCTCCGGCGCGTTCGAGCGCGCCGTGCGGTGGCGGTGGGTCGGGATCAACCCGGTCACGATGGCGTCGCCACCGCCCGCGCCACGGCCGAACCCGCAGCCGCCGTCACCGCGGGAGGCGGCGCGGATCGTCGAGGAGTCGTGGAAGGACCCGGACTGGGGCGCGCTGGTCTGGACGGCGATGACGACGGGTGCCCGCCGCGGCGAGCTGTGCGCGATCCGCCTGCTGTCGGTGGACCTGGACGAGGGGCGCGAGACGCTGTGGCTTCGCCGGGCGATCCGAAAGGAGCACGGTGTGCTCGTCGAGGCAGAGCTGAAGACACACCAGCAGCGCCGGGTCGCGCTCGACGTGGAGACGGCGGAGATCCTGCGCGAGCACATCTCGCGGGCTCGTGCTCGCGCCGCTTCCCTCGGGCTCGTTCTGCCGGCCAGCGCTTTCCTGTTCTCCGGCTCGCCCGACAGCTCGACCTTCCCGATCCCGGACAGCGTGACCCAGCGGT
This sequence is a window from Pseudonocardia petroleophila. Protein-coding genes within it:
- the rlmB gene encoding 23S rRNA (guanosine(2251)-2'-O)-methyltransferase RlmB produces the protein MAGNSQRRGAMRKDGTKKGMVVGSGGQRRKQLQGKGPTPPKEERPHHPAARRAKLAERSAANRGRSGTTANRRRAGDGETPETVLGRNPVVECLRAGVPATALQVVIGGTTDERVREALHLAADLGISILEVAKGDMDKMAGGALHQGLALQVPPYAYAHPDELLEIAAESGEPGLVVALDGVTDPRNLGAVVRSVGAFGGNGVVVPQRRAAGMTAVAWRTSAGTAARVPVARATNLTRTLQEYASAGLMVAGLAADGDVTLDEFELATDPVVVVIGSEGKGLSRLVKQTCDLTVSIPMAGPVESLNASVAAGVVLAEIARQRRSRLR
- a CDS encoding metal ABC transporter permease, with product MDRIFTFEGIGQLLTFDFVQNALIACAVLGIVAGALAPLIVSRGMAFAVHGTAELAFTGGAAALLIGVGVGIGAVVGAVVAGLVFGILGLRQRERDSVIGVVLAFGLGLGVLMLSLYSGRASNKFGLLTGSIVSVNSADLIVLAVVAVVVVAVLAVLYRPLLFASTDADVAVARGVPVRALSLVFAVLVGLVTALAVPIVGAILVLSVMIAPGAAAARVTASPLAATVIAVVFAEVALVGGAVLSLAPGLPVSGYVAAISFLLYVGCRVVARLRGRATVA
- a CDS encoding metal ABC transporter ATP-binding protein; translation: MVVTLERVPVVAPAVALRGASVRFGERTLWDGLDLDVARGEFLAVLGPNGSGKTTLMRVLLGLLPLSGGEVRIAGSAPRRGNPTIGYVPQQKALDPDLPLRGRDLVGLGLDGHRLGLGLRGRRERRARVDAALASVGGTAYADSPVGRLSGGEQQRLRVAQALVGDPDVLLCDEPLLSLDLAHQRTVTDLIDARRRDHDTAVLFVTHEINPVLPLVDRVLYLVDGRFRIGPPEEVMTSEVLSELYGTDVDVLRVRDRLVVVGADGRGADGSSGAHH
- a CDS encoding metal ABC transporter solute-binding protein, Zn/Mn family, which gives rise to MRLRPLAGAATALAALTLTACGSGGAPAPAAAEDGTLTVVASTNVYGSIARAVGGDAVTITSLISDPAADPHSYESTPTDAATVAGGDVVVYNGGGYDEFMPQLLESAGGERTVIDVAELSGLVPAEEAGEEHSADDGHDHGEFNEHFWYSLPTMQTLADRLAQELGAADPANAATYTANAQSFDAAVAGLIERAQAAGASVPGGRVAVTEPVPGYLIETSGLIDATPPEFSEAVEEDTDPPAAVVAATLALFDPATPDPLRALILNAQTETPTTDQVRQAAEAVGVPVVEVTETLPEGTDYIGWMTDQVEALTAALNPV
- a CDS encoding LacI family DNA-binding transcriptional regulator; amino-acid sequence: MRGSRDVRRPATLASLAAELGVSRTTVSNAYNRPDQLSAPLRARVLEAARRLGYPGPDPVARSLRTRRAGAVGLLLTEALSYAFRDPAATGFLEGLALACERAGSGLLLVPVSPELADVTAVHQAGVDGFVVYSVREDDPHFKAVLERPVPTVVCDQPLNVEGVDRVGIDDRAAMLDLARHLTGLGHRRIGVLCMRLGTGRYDGPADVDRQNGATYPVQRNRLGGLRDGFAEAGIDWAGVPVHERFAHSVDAGQSAAAELLAAHPEITAIACTSDILALGALRHAAERGLRVPEDLTVTGFDGVPEGLRAGLTTVRQPVLEKGRAAGELLLDRGDRNRPRTVLLPTELIVGTTGAAPRAQERWFPGW
- a CDS encoding acyltransferase family protein, with amino-acid sequence MASPAPVGPARSPDAAPVRSRFRPELQGLRAVAVALVVVYHVWFDRVSGGVDVFFVISGFLLTGQLARAAERGAPLDLVRRWSRTVVRLVPSVCVVLVGTVGAAALVLPESRWAQTVREVVAAALYLENWQLASDAVDYAARNDVASVVQQFWSLSIQVQFFVVWPLLVAVVVLAGPLAGVRARLLAALSAVLVVSLTCSVVMTAQDQPLAYFHSATRMWEFALGGLLALVVDALVLSRRARLLAGWVGLVGMVACGFVLDVGSSFPGWAALWPTACAVLVLGAGTSGDARGVDRVLSARPMQHLGDLSFALYLWHWPVLVLYLVVQGREEVGLRGGLGIVALSLVLAVATYHGVERPLIARAPGTGQGFRLGAVCTAVVLLVAAAWQVEAMQRDPGTVGVGDASHPGAVALVSGPVDPAPLLPAPVAVYDDWAEVDWDCAPMSRYPSDVCVQPFEGEPRERVVVVGDSHA
- a CDS encoding SGNH hydrolase domain-containing protein, which gives rise to MLEAVAADEGWQLAHILLGACPFSTASEVDPSWTGCVEWNDAAAAEILDMGATGVVTLASRDVRVGLTERTPPGFVEQWRRLADAGLPVLAVRDNPRFDSSMPDCAIQGDPARCGAPREELYTASPPWAALDDLPDNVRFLDIADSVCEPEFCPAAIGNVLVYLDDNHLSASYATSMVPLVEDEVRAALGG